One SAR202 cluster bacterium genomic window, AGCGCCTGGAAGAGCTGCGCCGCTCGTTGGGTAAGGTGGAGCTGGACCTGACCTCCGAAGAACTGGCGAGGCTAAGGGATGAACGCTGAGCGCTACCTGGTGGACACATCTGTGTGGCTAGAGGTGCTGCCGCCCGACAGGGGAACTGGCGCCCTTCGACAGCGAATCGATGAACTCCTGGCGGCAGACCGCGTGGCGACGACGGGCATGATTAGGCTGGAGCTCCTGGGAGGCGCGCGAACCCAAGAGGAATGGCGGCGTCTGCGTGACCTCCTCTCAGCCCTTCACCTCTTACCTGTGGATGAGGACCACTGGGATGAGGCGTCCCAATTGGGTTTCCGACTCCGAAGGCAAGGAATTGCTGTTCCTTTTACTGACCTGCTCGTTGGAGCAGTCGCCATGCGGGACGGGGCCGTAGTGCTTCATCGCGACCGCCACTTCGATCTAATGGCGGCGCATGTCTCCTTAAAGGTGGAAAGCCGGGTTACGATGTGAGATGTGCTCAGGGCTAGGCAGATAACACCTTCGCCAGGTGGCGGTCATGCTCTGCTGCCAAATCCCTGTAACCTGAATGAGACCGCCCAGCCTCCGCCATAGCTCGGCGTTGCTTCTGCTCCTCATCCACAGCGCCGCCACTTTTGATGACATAGTCGGCGCCCTCCCTGATGAACTCCGTTACCGAGACCCCCCGCCTACGGGCAGCTCTTTCAGTTGCTGCATCTGCGATTCGGTAAGCTATACCTGTGTACGGATCATAATATACCCCTGGATATCGATGTTATCACTTTTTACCATAATGATGTCACTTAGTGCGCCGTCACGCTTCAACCAAAAGCGGCCCGCAGAAGGGCCAAGTGAATCGATTCTTGTCCGCGGTAACATATCTAACTTTATTCCAGCCTTAGAAACCCCATTGCTCAGCGGGCTTCGGCAGTCCGCAGGTTTAGGTCGGCCTATCCAGGGCCGACCTCGACCCTGATTTCGATCCGCACCCGTCCGGCTACGGGGTTAGCGTTGCGAGGCCCCGTACACGTACCGCAAGAATAATCGTCGACCACCGCAGTTCCACGAGGGACCACATCACTTGTACCGGTCGCCCGAACGCTCGGGGCGCAGCCCTGTTGTCTAATGACAATACGCGATTCCGACGACTGTGTAGCAATGCTACATCCTATAGTAAATGGGGTGCCAAAGGTTTGGGGGCTGACAAAGACCTCAAGTCCCAGCGAGAACAGTTCCGCCCGGTTGGCATCCATATCGGAATCGAGGACGAATCGCCATGTTGTTGAATTCGTTCTCTCGCTAGTAAGGCTCCCTTGGATGGCGCATGTTGTTCCGCCTGCTTGGAGCGTCTCTTCGATCTGGTCAATGGTGGGAGATGAAGGAACTGCTGATGCGACTTGGGTGGCCCTGTTAGTGATCTGTCGGCTCGTGCCAGAGCATCCCAATGTGAGCCGTACCTGGCTTATTTGCCCGGCAGTTGAAGTTGCCGTCGGCGTAGCCGTTGGCGTCGGCGTCGCGCTCTGCCTTCGCTCGCAAATGCTTCGCAGCAACAAATCAACTATCCCCGCACACGGACCCGGCCCCTCCACCTTGATCGATACCTCCCGGCACACGAAGTCGCCCCTTAGGTCCACCGCGCAGACCACGAACCGATAGGTCTTCCCCGCTGTACTCTTGTGAGGCGTGCCCGTCAGTTGTCCGTCCTTCCCGAGATACATACCGAACGGGGGGAATCCGCCCACGGTGCCCAGTTGGAAGTGGTAGGGAGGACTTCCTCCCGACGGGTTCCGAGCGGTTGTGCCGGGCGGCGGACACTGGGTAGTGAAACCAATTGTCGGAGGGTCGCAGAAGGAGAAGGGCGGCAGGTTATAAGGTTTACCAGCGACTGCAGGTACCAGCGTCGCAGGCGTGTTGAACTGGAACTTGGGTGTGCCTGTAGTCACAGTCATCGTCGGCCCCGGCGGCGCATTCTGGTCAATTATGGCAACTTGAAGCTCGGCCAGCCCAGTCAAAACCTCGAGGACGTCGTCATCTTCCACCTTGCCAGGGTCGAATTGTACGAAAAAGTGGATCAGTACGGTTCGATACGCAATGGATAATTCTACCTGTCGCCCACTTCCATCACTATAGGTCTGGCCACAGGCGCGGGCCGCCTCTCCCACCGTCCGCGATAGCGAAAGTTGCTTCACCTTATCCAGGGAGGACCCTGTGCAACCCCGTTTCACTAGATCCAGCGCCGCTTTCGCTGGTTCATCACGTGTTTCATAGGTAAAGACAGTCAGACTGAAAGTCCTATACCCGTCGGAACCGGAATTTCTCAGTTGGCGGATAAAGCCGCCTGCTGCAAATGTCTCATCCTCAACTGTAAGCGTGTAGCCGGGTAGGGGAAACTGCTCGAACGTCATTAGCAGTTCGCCGGACGGCTTGATGATGGGATTTATTTTGGGCGTCGGCGTTGGCTCTGGCGTCGCCGTCGGCGTAGGCACTCGTGTGGGTGTCGCCGTTACCGTGACTTTAGGCGTCGGCGTGGCCGTGCTGCTCACAGGACGGGTCGTCGGCGTCGGGGTGGCCTGCAGTTGCTGAAGGATATCCTGGTTAAGCGCGGCGGCTGTCTTCCCCCCCATCGGGGCAATCGAAACTGGCCGAGGCGAAAATCACTGTCGATGGATCGTTTAGATCATGCCTTGTGACAAACAGGTCCCCATGCAGCGATTCCACGTGCGCTTCAGCAACTCTCTCCCAGATCCCACTCCATTCCGTTCTGTCGGGCTCGCCCATTCCCCTCGCTAAGGGCCGGCCTGGACGACCTCTCGATGTATCTAGAGTTAATTGCCGCCATTCCTTCGCCGCGACTCCATCAAACTCAAACTCGTCATCTCCGCCATTAAGGCGGAAATATATGTTGACTCCCTGGCCGACCTCGCTGGCCGTAGCCATGCCGCCCGCGGCAACCCTGATTGTAGTGGATTTCTCGCCCTCGTACGTTAGCGTACAGGCGGCTATCTCAACAGATGCGTAACGCCGCACCAGTTGAAAGTCCGTTGTAGCGGTTGGGGTCGACTGCGGCGCGGCCGACTGGCAGGCAGCCGCCACCACAATTAAGACCAGCAGCATACCAACCCACGAAAACATTGTCCGATGTTACCACACCTTGCTAGTAACCCGCTTTGCAGCCTCTTAATTATTCTCTCTCCCCTTGCCCCCTCCCCTCCCTTCCCCGATAATGGCCCCACCCAAGACCCCTCCCCAACAACCACCCAGGAGGCCCCCATGACCAGCAAGCGCAACCAGCAGATCATCGCCGACGCCAAGGACCACCTCTGGCTCGGCCACATGCAAGTCCGCGACCACGACGACCCTACCCCCATGGGCATCATGGCCAAAGGCGAGGGCTGTTATATCATCGATGCCGACGGCAAGCGCTACCTGGACGTCACCGGCGGCTCCCACTGCTGCGGCATCGGCCACGGGCGAAAAGAGATCGCTGACGCCGTCTATAAGCAAATGCTTAATCTCGAGTTCGCCAGCTCCGGCATCCTCCCCTTCGTCAGCGAGGCCACCGCCAAGCTCTCCAAAAAAATCGCCGACCTGGCCCCCGGCGACCTTCAAAAGGTCTATTACACCCTCTCCGGCTCGGAAGCCGTGGAAGCCTCCCTGAAAATCGTGCGGCAGTACCACGCCCAGAACGGCAGCCCCAAAAAGTACAAAGTCCTCTACCGAGACTACTCCCACCACGGCTACACCTGGGGCGCCATGAGCGTCAGCGGCGACCCCGCCATCCGCTCCAACGTCTTCGAGCCGACTATCCCCATGGGCGTCGTCGTCCCCGAAGGCAACCCCTATCGATGCCTCTACTGCACCGGCAAGTGCAACATGGGCTGCTTCAAGGCCATCGAAAAGACTGTTAAGTACGAAGACCCCGCCTCCATAGCTGCCTTCATCGTCGAGCCCATCGCCAAGGGCGCCCTCATCCCCCGCGACGACTTCTGGCCCTCCGTCCGCGAACTCTGCGACAAGAACGATATCCTCCTCATCACCGATGAGGTGGTCACCGCCTTTGGCCGCACCGGCGCCTGGTTCGGCGGCGACCACTGGGGCCTCATCCCCGACCTCATGGTCCTGGGCAAGACCCTGGGCGGCGGCTACCAGCCCGTCGGCGCCGTAGTCACCACCATGGACGTCTATGAACGCTTCCTCGGCAGCCCCGACAAGACATTAGTCCAGGCCCACACCCTCGGCGGCCACCCCGTCGTCTCCACCGCCGCCCTTACCAACCTGGAAATCATTGAGCGCGAAAATCTAGTCGAGCGCGCCGCCAAGATGGGGCCTTATCTAAAGACCCAGCTGGAGACCCTCAAAGAACACCCCGTCGTCGGCGAGGTTACATCCATCGGCCTGCTGGCCGGCATCCAGCTGGTGAAGGACAAGAAGACCCGGGAACCCCTGGGCGGCAAAGAGGTGGGCAAAAAGCTCACTCGATTTATGGTCGACCAGGGCCTCTACCAGCGATGCGGCGGCTCCGTCCTCTTTATCCACCCGCCCCTCACCATCACCAAAGAGGACATCGACTTCATGGTCGCCGCCTTCGACAAGACCCTCACCTACGCCGAGCGTGAGCTTATCTAGTCTAGGACTAGTTGCTCTTTCCGACGCTCTCCCGGCTCCCTTCCCCCTTGAGATGCCGCTTGTCATGGCTCGGCCCTTCTTTTACCCTTTCTCCCCCTTGATGGGGGAGAATAGAAGAGAGGGTGAAACCCTAGCGCCACGACCCTTTATCACTTCTAGTAGCCTCTGTTTTCTTCTCCCCTTAATACTGGGAGAATCAGCACCAGGCATTTGTGGGGATTAAGGTGAGGTCTCTATCCCCAGAGTTACCTGTTCTCCGCCAGCGCCGCGTCCAGCTCCTGGAACATCGCTATCAACGCGCCGTCCGAAAGGCGGGCAAGGTCCGGGCCGGTATCAAACTTGGTCGGGCCGCCCGGGGCGTTATTCTCCGCCCACTGGTGCTGCGGCCCCTCGTTCAAATACTCGTCAATGTCCTCCAGCCCGGCCCCCATCCTCTCCACCGTCAGACCGTCCGTCCAGTAACGCCACCTGTACAGAGGCTTGGGAACTATCGTCGAGGCGGTCCCATCCTCCAGCGAATCATAATAGGAGCGTAGAATAGTCAGGACCGCCTCTAACTCCTTTGTCTGAACGTCAATCTCCGCCGAGTAGACTTCCATCTTCCACCCCCTTAGATTCTTCTTATCCGCCTCACTACTTCTCTCTTCTGTTCGGGGCGGACCTCGTCCGGCGCGTACCTTCGAGTTGGCTGAGCATCCGGCTTCGTCTCTGGCGTCGTCCTAACTGGGGTCATCGGATTGGCTGGCATAAGTAACCTCCATGGCTTCAGGGAGGCCTAGTTGTGGTATGTCCTTCACGTGTGTCGCTAGATTGAACTCCAGAATCGCGTTGTAAAGTTTCGACTTGATCGAAAACCCTTCCGCCACCTCTGATTTCCCAACCCGGTCAAAGATGCTGATAACTTCTCTAAACAGCCAGCAGTCTTTGTGGGTCAGCGCAAGCTCAATCGGTTTATCTTCTTTGGCCGAGATCAGAGCATGTCCAATCTGCAGGGCCATCTTTACCAGGTCGTCATCTGTTATGGGTGGAACGCCGAGTACTGTGCGGGGGGCGTTATAGGAAATGACTCTCTCTAAAAGCAACAACTCGTTAATGCTGAACTGAATTGTTTTGGTATCCATCCTGGGTACCTGCCTTTGTCGTTAGCTGTTAATCAGTCCTCACCTGAAACCTTTTAGAATTCACTTTGCGAGTAGGCTGTGCTGCCTTGGGGGTATAAATTTATTAAAGCACCCAAATACTAGGTTTGCCAGTAAAAAATCCTTAAAACTGCCTGGTAGGGCAAAAATTAGGTCATACAGACTAAGAAACTTATGAGGTGCGGATGACTATTTAGGATGTGCTGCTTCTAGTCCCATTGGTTTTCGGCAGAGGAAATCGTGCCTGACCGTGCCTTCTATACCCTCGCCAAGCCCTTTCTCCGCCGCCTCCCAACCCCACAACCCTCAGAACGGCGCCGTCTCTCCCCTCAACTCCTTCAGTTTTATCAACGCCTTCCGCGTGTCGCTGGCCACCCGCGCCGGGTCCCAGTACTGCATTCGATGCTTAAATAGCCAGTACGTGAACTCTTTCATCTGTGTCAGGCTGAAGGACACCCGCGACGCATGTCCCTTCTCCTTCCGAAACCGCCGCATCAAGCTATCCCTGGAGTCCGCATACAACCGCTGGAACGGTTCCTCCCCCAGGTCGTCCCCCACCACCCGCCCTGACCCCCGCATCTCCTTCCGCACCTCCTCCTCCACCGCCTGCTGAAGCGCCTCCTCCACCACCACACCGTACCAGTAATTCAGCGCCCCCCGGTACTTGTTGTATCCCAGGATGCGGCGCATCTCCTTCTCACTGGTCCCCATTGGCAGCCGCCCGCGAAACAGCAGCTCCTCCACCGCCTCCTGAGGCGCCAGCCCGTTCACTCCGTCCAGCAAACGCTCCGCCAGAAGCAGCCAGTCGAAGGCCTCCTCCGCTATCACATATCGATATATCCGCCCCTCCCGCTCTTCCTCCGGTGTCGTCCACATTCCCATCGACTCCAGCAGCGCCTCATGCCACGGCCGCCCCATCCGAAGCTCATTCTTGAAATGCGACAACGCCGGCGCCTCCACGGTCGCCAGCGCCTCCATCGAATTTGTTACCGCGGCGTAGGTCTGGTTCTCCATAAGCCCTAATTTTACCAGTTACTGCTTCCCCAAGTTGATCGAGACGATGTTGTGCCAAAGCTGCTGAACTGCCTCAGTCCAATGTAAGAAACCGCCCCGACGCAATCGGTGGTGGTGAGTCGGGGGGTTTCCCTCTGGTTCCCCTTCTTCTCCTATTGCAAAGGTGAAGAAGGGGCTAGAGCCTGCCCTGAGCTTGTCGAAGGGGGATGATGAGGTGACCCTACTAATTCTTCCCCTTCCAGCAGGCTGTACTCAGTCCCGATGCAGTCGGGAAAGGGGCCAGGGGATGGTATACCGCTTAAGCATTGGCGACATCTTGTGGCTTAGGAGCCGCCCTAACCGCCCAGCCTCTGGTTAAACACCCTCATCCTCTCCGGCTTCGGCGTCTTGATAAACGCCATGAAATCTTCCAGCGGCAGCGTGTTCAAAATATGCCGCGCCTCGCACCACCACCGGCGCGCCACCGCCACGCCGTACCGCAGCTTCTCCAGGCTTCCCGTCGAATGCGAGTCCGTGCTGATGACCAGCGGCGCCCCCAACTCTTTCGCCCGCATCACATGCGTGTCGTTCAAGTCCAGCCGCTCCGGCGACGCGTTTATCTCCATGGCCGTCCCCGTCTCCACCGCCGCCCTGAACAACGCCTCCATGTCCGCCTGCACCGGCTCCCTGCTCCCCAGCAATCGAGTCGTCGGATGGCCTATGACCGTCACGTGCGGGTTGCGCATGGCCTTGATAATGCGCTCCGTCATCTTCTCAGACGACTGCCCCATAGCTGAATGCACCGATGCCACCACCACGTCCAACTCCGCCAGCACCTCGTCTGGGTAGTCCAACGTCCCGTCGGCCCTGATGTCCACCTCCGACCCGCACAGCACCTTCATCGCCATCCCTCTCATCGACCGCAGTATCCCTATCTGCGACCTCAGCCGCTCCTCCGTCAGCCCATTGGCGATGCCTCTCCCCGATGAGTGGTCCGTCAGCGCCACGTATTGATATCCCGCTTCCTCCGCCGCCTCCAGCATCACTTCAATCGGCGCGCGGCCGTCGCTCCAATCGCTGTGCATGTGCAGGTCCCCCCGAATGTCCCCCACCTCCACCAGTCGAGGCAGCGCGTGACGCCGCGCCAGTTCAATCTCTCCCCTCGCATGTCGAATCTCTGGCGTCGGCGTGTCCATCCCCAGCCGGCGATAGAACGCCTCCTCCTCGGTGAATTTCTCCATCCTCCCCGTTTTCATATCCGTAATACCGTACTCGCTCAAAGACAGGCCCATGCTGTTGGCGTAGTCCCTCAACTGAATATTGTGCTGCCTGTCCCCCGTGAAGTGCTGCAGCATCGCCCCAAAGGACTCTTTGTCGATAATCCGAAGGTCCACTTGCAGGCCGTTGTCCAGTATCACGCTGGTCTTCTTGACACCCTTGCCCAGCACTCGTGTCACGTACGGCAGGCCCACAAAGGCCTTCACCGCCTGCTCCGGGTCATCGGTAGTAGCCATCATGTCGATGTCCCCCACCGTCTCCTGCCACCGCCGCACGCTGCCGCCCGGCGTTATCTTCTCCAGGGCCGGGCATCGTTCCCGCAAGTCGGCCATAATACGCTCTACCACAGGCATCGCCCGCCCCAGCGGGATGCGTCTATCCTTGGTGCGAAGCGTGCGAATGTTCCGCAGTATGTTCTCCGCCGTCTTCTCGCCCATCCGGGGCAGTTTCTGCAGCCTCCCATCCGCGATGGCCTTCTCCACCCCCTCCACCGTCGATACCCCCGCCTCCCTCGCGATGAGCATCGCCGTCTTGGGCCCAATGCCCGGAACGTTCATCAACTGCAGCACCCCGTCCGGCATCTCCGCCTTCAGCTTTTCCAGCGCTGACACCCGCCCGGTAGTGACGTACTCGTGTATCTTCCCCCGAATCGCCTCCCCAATCCCAGGCAGCCCCTTCAGCTCCTCCCCCGCCGCCACCGCCTCCTCCAGCGACCCCGGCAGCCCTTCGATGACGCGCGCCGCCCTCTGGTAAGCCCGAATCTTGAAAATACTGTCGCCTTTGGCTTCCAGCAGCCCCGCCATCTCATCAAAGACCCCGGCTATCTCCTGATTAGATACACCTTTGGTCTTCACTGGCTCAACTCTCCTACATGTCCGGTGCTAGCTGAGGTCTGATTTTCATGAACGGGATCAGCAGCGCTAAGAAAACTATATCTCCGCTCGAAAGCCGGGTGCTAACCGAGGGTTGAAGTCTATGATAGGGCTGACCGCCTCCGAGAAAATCCCTTCTCCCCTGGAGCCTGCCCTGAGCCTGGTCGAAGGGCCGAAGGAATAAGGGGTGAAACCCTGGCACTACAAGACACACATTAGAGCCACCTGCCATCGTCGTTTCATCCCCAATTGGTATAAGGGCAAGCGACCGAACCAGCCCTCTCTAGGCCGCTCCATGGCAGCGCTTGTACTTCTTGCCGCTGCCGCAATAGCACGGGTCGTTCCGCCCTATCTTCGTCGCCGTCACCGCCACCGACTCCTTCCGCGCCATCGCTGCCATAGGGCTTTGCTGCGGACGGCTTCCGCCCTGAAGCCTCTTCGCCTTCGACTCGCCGTCCGCCAGGGGCGCGCCCTGAGCCTTCCCGTCCGTCTCCTCCGTTTCCTCCGGGCCCGGAGCCTGCTTCAAATACACTCGATAGATGCTGTGCACCACGTCATGCCGCATCCTGGATAGCAGCTCGTCGTACATCTTCCGACCCTCAGTCCTGTACACCGTCAGCGGGTCCCGCTGCGCATAAGCCTGGAGGCCTACGCCCTGCCGCAGCCGCTCCATGTTGGTCAAATGCTGCACCCAGTGCAGGTCCAGAGACCTCAGCATCACCAGCCGCTCCAGCACCCGCATAGACTCCGCCCCCTGCTCCTGCTCCCGCTGGGCGTACATTGCCTCACTATGCGCCCACAGCTTATCTTTAATCTCCTGCGGGCTGAGCCGCGTCACCTGCTCCTTGGTCGAAAGGTCCTGCGGCGGCGGCATTATGCCGTTGATCTCCTGGATGAACCCCTCCGCGTTCCAGTCCTCCGGCTCATTGGCCGACAGGTGACTGCTCACCAGCTCCTCAATGGCGTCCTTGACCATAGTCATCACCGCTTCACGAAAGTCCGTGCCGCCCAATATCTTCTTCCGTTCGGCGTAAATATGGGCGCGCTGCTG contains:
- a CDS encoding PIN domain nuclease is translated as MNAERYLVDTSVWLEVLPPDRGTGALRQRIDELLAADRVATTGMIRLELLGGARTQEEWRRLRDLLSALHLLPVDEDHWDEASQLGFRLRRQGIAVPFTDLLVGAVAMRDGAVVLHRDRHFDLMAAHVSLKVESRVTM
- a CDS encoding aspartate aminotransferase family protein, which codes for MLPHLASNPLCSLLIILSPLAPSPPFPDNGPTQDPSPTTTQEAPMTSKRNQQIIADAKDHLWLGHMQVRDHDDPTPMGIMAKGEGCYIIDADGKRYLDVTGGSHCCGIGHGRKEIADAVYKQMLNLEFASSGILPFVSEATAKLSKKIADLAPGDLQKVYYTLSGSEAVEASLKIVRQYHAQNGSPKKYKVLYRDYSHHGYTWGAMSVSGDPAIRSNVFEPTIPMGVVVPEGNPYRCLYCTGKCNMGCFKAIEKTVKYEDPASIAAFIVEPIAKGALIPRDDFWPSVRELCDKNDILLITDEVVTAFGRTGAWFGGDHWGLIPDLMVLGKTLGGGYQPVGAVVTTMDVYERFLGSPDKTLVQAHTLGGHPVVSTAALTNLEIIERENLVERAAKMGPYLKTQLETLKEHPVVGEVTSIGLLAGIQLVKDKKTREPLGGKEVGKKLTRFMVDQGLYQRCGGSVLFIHPPLTITKEDIDFMVAAFDKTLTYAERELI
- the polX gene encoding DNA polymerase/3'-5' exonuclease PolX → MKTKGVSNQEIAGVFDEMAGLLEAKGDSIFKIRAYQRAARVIEGLPGSLEEAVAAGEELKGLPGIGEAIRGKIHEYVTTGRVSALEKLKAEMPDGVLQLMNVPGIGPKTAMLIAREAGVSTVEGVEKAIADGRLQKLPRMGEKTAENILRNIRTLRTKDRRIPLGRAMPVVERIMADLRERCPALEKITPGGSVRRWQETVGDIDMMATTDDPEQAVKAFVGLPYVTRVLGKGVKKTSVILDNGLQVDLRIIDKESFGAMLQHFTGDRQHNIQLRDYANSMGLSLSEYGITDMKTGRMEKFTEEEAFYRRLGMDTPTPEIRHARGEIELARRHALPRLVEVGDIRGDLHMHSDWSDGRAPIEVMLEAAEEAGYQYVALTDHSSGRGIANGLTEERLRSQIGILRSMRGMAMKVLCGSEVDIRADGTLDYPDEVLAELDVVVASVHSAMGQSSEKMTERIIKAMRNPHVTVIGHPTTRLLGSREPVQADMEALFRAAVETGTAMEINASPERLDLNDTHVMRAKELGAPLVISTDSHSTGSLEKLRYGVAVARRWWCEARHILNTLPLEDFMAFIKTPKPERMRVFNQRLGG